A genomic window from Salvia splendens isolate huo1 chromosome 11, SspV2, whole genome shotgun sequence includes:
- the LOC121755156 gene encoding uncharacterized protein At4g26485-like — protein sequence MGNLQSICGSTISLGCESKTRDEEGGGNQYKSNEALVSLSSIYKATKAILQKLYKCVYLRPRKVANPSLPIQNPPQVCSSSHSILEDICLSSSTGSSDDEENVSHVCQIYSADGNEEVEQEHVVSVIGVEIGPCLHEREAKEQVKTIIVVEEEEREAKEQVNSSSIIVGEEEKRIKHYSSRHSILLVGEGDFSFSACLALAFGSAANIVATSLDSLAFLKKNYGNAMSNIGELRRRGGKVMHEIDATKMANHELLGHLKFDRVIYNFPYAGIFPKIVPRETQLSLHRELVSKFLMNARNMISENGEIHISHKTNGFHDRFYVEDIASSHGLRLIEAVTFERADYPGYNTKSGFGGDANFDCYPSNTFKYGLN from the exons ATGGGAAATCTCCAGAGCATCTGTGGTAGTACTATATCCTTGGGGTGTGAAAGTAAAACGCGAGATGAAGAAGGCGGTGGAAATCAATATAAATCAAATGAAGCATTGGTTTCCTTGAGTTCAATCTACAAAGCCACAAAAGCCATACTGCAGAAGCTGTACAAGTGTGTCTATTTGAGGCCTCGAAAAGTAGCAAATCCATCACTTCCGATTCAAAATCCACCTCAAGTTTGCTCGTCTTCACACTCTATCTTGGAAGACATATGTTTGTCTTCTTCTACTGGTTCGAGCGATGATGAAGAGAACGTTAGTCATGTTTGTCAAATATACTCGGCAGACGGAAATGAGGAGGTAGAACAAGAACATGTTGTCTCTGTGATTGGTGTAGAAATTGGGCCTTGCTTGCACGAGAGAGAGGCCAAGGAGCAAGTGAAGACGATTATCGTAGtagaggaggaagagagagaagcCAAGGAGCaagtaaatagtagtagtatcatAGTGGGGGAGGAAGAGAAGAGGATAAAACATTATAGCAGCCGGCATAGCATACTGTTGGTCGGAGAAGGCGACTTCTCCTTCTCCGCTTGTCTCGCCTTGGCTTTTGGCTCCGCCGCCAACATCGTCGCCACATCCCTCGATTCTCTAG CATTTTTGAAGAAGAATTATGGGAATGCTATGTCCAACATTGGTGAATTAAGGAGGAGAGGGGGCAAGGTGATGCATGAGATCGATGCTACTAAAATGGCCAATCATGAATTGCTCGGACACCTTAAATTCGATCGCGTAATATACAATTTTCCTTATGCTGGAATTTTCCCCAAGATCGTGCCACGCGAAACCCAACTTAG TCTTCATAGGGAACTGGTGAGCAAGTTTCTAATGAACGCCCGGAATATGATAAGTGAAAATGGTGAGATTCACATTTCGCATAAGACCAATGGTTTCCATGATCGGTTTTATGTGGAAGACATTGCATCTTCGCACGGCCTCAGGCTTATAGAGGCTGTGACATTTGAACGTGCTGATTATCCAGGCTACAACACCAAGTCCGGATTCGGGGGTGATGCCAACTTCGATTGCTACCCTAGCAATACCTTCAAATATGGCCTTAATTAA